A window of Longimicrobium sp. genomic DNA:
CGCACCGCAAGGGAGGGAACGATGAGGGACGAGGTGATCGCGATGCTCCAGCGGCTCCCCGCCAACGTGACGATCGAGGAGATCGAGTACCACGTGTCGGTGATGGCCGGGTTCGAGCGCGGAGTGCGCGACGTCGAAGCCGGGCGTGTTTTCACGCAGGAAGAAGTGGAGGAGCATATCCTCAAGAACCAGGTGATGGACATGCTACGGCGCCTTCCCGATTACGCGAGCCTCGAGGACATCGGGGATCACGTGTCCTTCATGGCCGATCTTCAGGAGGGAGTCCGTGCCGCTGACGAAGGCGACGTCATCTCGCACGAGGAGATGAAGGCCCGCCTCCGCGAAGAAGGCTACCTCTGACTCGGCGGCTCTCGCCTCCGCGATCTCGAGATCCGCTAAGCATTGGATCACACAGAGGAGCAGAGAAACAGAGATCCCCTCTCTGCTCCTCTGCTCCTCTGCTCCTCGGCATATCCTTCCTGATATCCGCTCACGGGTTCACGCGATCCGGTATCGGCGCATCTCGTCCGCGTTACGCGCTGCCGCGGCTATAGATCCTTCGGCCTGCAACCTACCGTGCAGCCGCTGATGACAGTGTGGTCGGCCTCAGGATGACGTCAGGCGGGGCGGCGCGGAAGTACAGACTCATTTTCCGGATCTGATATTCCCCGCGCCCTGCATCCGCCGTGTCCCCGCCCGGAACAGGGTGTAGCGGGGCGGGACAGGTCCGGAGGTTATTTCGGAACATACGATTCTAGCAGTCTCCTCCCAAGTCCCCCTGCTGCATCGAGTTGAGCTTCTTCGGCCGCACCCCGTGGGTGCGGTCCCGGTCGTGCTTTCTCCCGTGCCGCGAACCACCCGCGAGCCGGACCCGCGCCGCCCACCCGGGCGCGGCCTCCCGGCTCGCTCGCGACTCCCGGAGGAAAGATGCGGTACCCGCAGTACCTGGCAGCAGCGCCGCTGGCCTTCCTGGCGGCGTGCGGCGGCGGCGGCGCGGCCACCACCACCGCCCCCGAGCCCCCCGCCAGCACCTTCGCCTCGCTCGCGCTGACCCCCACCAGCGGCACCGTGGAAGTGGGGCGCACCTTCGTGCTCACCCCGCAGGCGCGCGACGGCATCGGCAACGAGATGGCCGGCGCCCCGGCGCCCGCGTACACCAGCAGCGACCCGGCCAGGGCAACGGTGGCCGCCGACGGCGTGGTGACGGGGGTGGCGGCGGGGACGGTCACCATCACCGCCGTGCTGGCGTGGGGCGGCGTGACGGACACCGCCACGGCCACGCTCACCGTCACCCCGCCCGCCGCGCCGCCCACCACCTTCACCCTGCTGGCGCTCACGCCCGACGCAGGAACGGTCGCGGCGGGGGCCACGCTGCAGCTGCAGGCCACGCCGAAGGACCAGGCGGGGACGGCGCTGACCGGACTTCCCGGCGCGTCGTTCTCCACCAGCGACGCCACGAAGGCCACGGTGAGCGCGTCGGGCGTGGTCACCGGCGTGTCGGCGGGAACGGCGACGATCTCGGCGTGGCTCACCTGGGGCGGCGTCACCCGCACGGCCACGGCGCTGGTCACGGTCACCCAGGTCGTTCCCACGGCGGCGGCGGTCACGGGGAGCAAGGCGGGCTTCTCCCCGGCGTCCGTGGCCGTCGCCGCCTCGGGAACGGTCACGTGGACGATGACCGACGAGGAACACGACGTCATCTGGGACGGCGCGGCGCCCGCGGGGGGAAACATCCCCCGCATCACCAAGGGCAGCTCGGCGAGCCGCACCTTCGCGGCGGCGGGGACGTACGCGTACCACTGCACGCGCCACGGCGAGACCGGCTCGGTGGTGGTGAAGACCGCGCAGACGGGCGCGCCCGTGCTCACCTCGCTCTCCGTATCCCCCTCGTCGGGCGGCGTCCAGGTGGGCGGCACGCTGCAGCTCACCGCCACGCCGCGCGACCAGAACGGCGCGGCGATGTCCGGGCTCCCCGCGGCGTCGTTCTCCACCAGCAATCCCGCGGTCGCCACGGTCAGCGCGGCGGGCGTGGTGACGGGCGTGGCCGCGGGAACGGCGACCATCACCGCCACCGTCACCTCGGGCGGCGTGGCGAAGACGGGGAGCGCCGCCATCACCGTCACCACCACCGCGCCGCCGCCGAGCACCTCCACGGCAACGGTGACCACGCCCACGATCGCCTTCTCCCCGCCGCTCGTGACCATCCAGGCGGGCGGGAGCGTGACGTGGCGGATCTCCGGGGCCACGCACAACGTGACCTTCGCCGGCCCCGGCCCCACCGGCGGCAACGTGCCCGACACCTCGCCGGGCGGCAGCGCGACCC
This region includes:
- a CDS encoding Ig-like domain-containing protein; translation: MRYPQYLAAAPLAFLAACGGGGAATTTAPEPPASTFASLALTPTSGTVEVGRTFVLTPQARDGIGNEMAGAPAPAYTSSDPARATVAADGVVTGVAAGTVTITAVLAWGGVTDTATATLTVTPPAAPPTTFTLLALTPDAGTVAAGATLQLQATPKDQAGTALTGLPGASFSTSDATKATVSASGVVTGVSAGTATISAWLTWGGVTRTATALVTVTQVVPTAAAVTGSKAGFSPASVAVAASGTVTWTMTDEEHDVIWDGAAPAGGNIPRITKGSSASRTFAAAGTYAYHCTRHGETGSVVVKTAQTGAPVLTSLSVSPSSGGVQVGGTLQLTATPRDQNGAAMSGLPAASFSTSNPAVATVSAAGVVTGVAAGTATITATVTSGGVAKTGSAAITVTTTAPPPSTSTATVTTPTIAFSPPLVTIQAGGSVTWRISGATHNVTFAGPGPTGGNVPDTSPGGSATRTFPTAGTYDYQCTRHNGMTGRVVVQ